In the Loxodonta africana isolate mLoxAfr1 chromosome 1, mLoxAfr1.hap2, whole genome shotgun sequence genome, one interval contains:
- the LOC104845791 gene encoding beta-defensin 112, giving the protein MKILLFFSTLLFTGVLMPRGNRNVIAGVGWGEITSSYFFLLPDRSKEHHAVFNMWDACIKLSGQCKRHCGEDQYRIAYCARHTVDCCMKRCKPVEK; this is encoded by the exons ATGaaaattcttctctttttctctaccTTGCTCTTCACTGGTGTCCTAATGCCACGAGGTAACAGGAACGTTATtgccggggtggggtggggagag ATTACTTCCagctattttttccttcttccagaCAGAAGTAAAGAACATCATGCTGTCTTTAACATGTGGGATGCATGTATAAAGCTCAGTGGTCAGTGTAAAAGACATTGTGGTGAAGATCAATATAGGATTGCGTATTGTGCAAGACATACAGTTGATTGCTGCATGAAAAGATGTAAACCTGTGGAGAAGTAA